The stretch of DNA TTCTTCCCCAAGGCCGACAAAGTCGTGTTTGACCCGAACCTGCGCCCCGTCAGTATTCCGACCATCCCCGGCAACCTGGAACAACTGCAGGAAAAACTCGAAGGCATCGTCAACAAGATCAACCAGCTGCCGATCGAGCGAATTGCCGGCAACCTCGACGGCAGCCTGGTGGAACTGCGCAAGGGTCTCGGCCAGTTCAACGCCAAGACACTGCCGGGGGTGCAAAACACGCTGGCCGACGTGAGTAAAACCCTGCAATCCGCCAGTTCGACCCTGGCCGAGGATTCGCCGCAACGGGAACAGTTGACCCAGACCCTGGACGAACTGAGCCGCATGTCGCGCTCCCTGCGAGAGCTGTCGGACTACCTGGCACGCCATCCCGAATCGCTGATTCGCGGTCGCCCCGACAACGCCGCGCCCTCCGACCTGCAAGGGCCACCGCGCAAATGACCACAGGAGCAACCACCATGGCTTTGCCGCTGAAGATCACGCTGCTCACCGGGTTGCTGCTGCTGACGGCGTGCCGCAGTGAGCCCATTCAATTTCATACCCTGACGCCGGTGCAGCGCAGCAATGCGTCATTGGCCGCGGGGGGCGAGATCCGGATTGAAAGCATCACGGTCCCGCCACAGGTCGACAGGCCACAGATTGTCATCCGCCAGGGTGACAGCGGCGTGGCCATTCTCGAGACGCAATGGTGGGCTGCCAGCCTGGTGGATGAGTTGCGCAGCGCGCTGGTGGATCAACTCGCCAGCAGCCGGAAAAACCTGGCGGTGCGCATTGAGGTCCAGCGCTTTGACTCGATCCCCGGGCAGTACGCCCTGCTCGACGTCAAATGGCGGCTTCGCCAGACGGGCACGGACGAACGCACGCCGCTGACGTGTCGCACGGTGGTGCAGTCGCCATCCGGCCCGACCATTGACGACCTGGTGATCGCGCAGCAAAACAACGTCAAGCGGTTTGCCGCGCTGCTCAGCCAGGCCGCCGACAAGTCATCGAGTGAGTGCCCCGCCGTGCGGTAAACATTGATCCAGGGGATCGAGCCATGCGCACATTCTGGAAGTGGTATCAACAACTGCTGGAGAATGACTTCAGCACCCAGGTCTTCGACAATGTGAAGAACCTGCTGGTATGCGCGCTGTTGTTTGCTGCGGGCACCAACGCACTGGCCGGGAAACATCAGCTGTTCCTCGGCATCCTGGCGTCAAGCGTGGCCGGGTGGGGCTTGATCGTCGTTTCAAGCTTGCTGATGGTGCTGAATGTGAGCGATGGCATCCGCCGGCTCGCCAAGCTGCGTTATCACCTGGTCCTTCAGCTGCTGCTTATCCTGATCTATGTACTGGTGGCAGCCCGCGTGGTGGAAATCGTCTGGGGCTTTCGATCCCATTGATCCAGGTTTCTACCCCAGCAATCCCATCTCCTGCGCCCGCGCCACCGCCTGTGTGCGCCGCTCCACCCCGAGCTTGCTGTTGATATGGCTGGCGTGGGTTTTCACGGTGTGCAGGGAGATAAACAGCTGATTGCTGATCTCCTGGTTTGAACAACCCTGTGCGATCAGGTGCAGCACCGCCAGTTCACGGGTGCTCAGGGTCTCCAGTGTGTGTGGGGTTTCAACTACTGCAACATCCGGCAAGAGTGCCAGCAGGCCCTGGTTCATCAGTCCATGGGGATCCCGGGAAAGCTGCTCCCGCGTCCACTCGGGATAGCGTTCCAACAGGCGCTGGAAAGGTTGCATCGCGCCACCGGCAGCCGCTTCAAGCGCGCGGGCAAACACCGGGCGGGCCTGGGCTTCCTGGCCACCGTCCAGCAGTAACAGTGCCTGCTGGGTCAGCGCCATCAGGCTGATCATCTGCCGGCCGCTGTTATGGGCCTGGCGTGCCAGTTCATCGAGCCGTTGCAGTGAAGCCGCCGGCTGATGACGGATGGCGTCGAGTGCCGCCTGTTGCAACTCGATATGTTGCGGCAGGTGCGGGTGGAACTCCGGTGCGGCAGCGGCCTGTTCACCGTTGTAGGTTTGCCCCAGCCGCGTCAGCCAGGCATCGGCCAGGTCGGTGCGCCCCTGAGCCAGCCATAGCTCGCATTTGACCAGGGTGATCATCGCCAGATAGAAAATCGGCGGCACGTCCCAGATATGCATCAAGCGCTCGGCCTCGGCCAATTCGGCAAAGGCCACGGAGAAGTCGCCACGGCGACCTTCGAAGCTGGCGATCACACAGTGGCCGATCAACACGCTGATATCCCGACAGGCTCGCGCCTCCGTCAACCCGGCACGCAGCCGAGCGAGCCCGGCTTCAGGCTGGCAGCGCATCAGCAGCAAATAGCCTTCGTACAACGCCAGGCGCGCGCGCACTGCGTACAGGCGTTGCGGCGCCAGGCCTTGCAAACGTTGCAGGCCCTGGCGCACCTCATCCAGCGACCGCAGGATCTCGCCACGGGCCTGCAGTACACGCGCTCGGTCGTAATGGGCCAGCGCTTCAAACAATGGATTGCCGACCCGCTGCGCCAACTCCAGGGATTCGCGGTTCAGGCCGCGGGCGCGCCACAGGTCGGCGTCGACAATGGCCAGGTTGGACAGGGTCGACAGGCACATCAACCGCTGGCCATAGCGTTTGTGCGGCAGGCTTTCCAGGGCCTCGCTGCAATACGACTGGGTCAGCTCACGATCACCACGGCCCCGGGCAATAATCCCGCTGAGGGCCAGCCATTGCGCCAGCATCGACTTTTGCGCGGTGGCCGACGGGGCCGGTAAAAAACGGCTGAGGTGGCTGGCCAGTTCCTGCGCCGCATCCAGCTGGCAGGCCAGGCCCAACGCCCAGCTGTAGAGCACGATCAGGCGTGGCGTACTCATCAGCAAACTGTCGGGCAAGTCCATTTTCCAGCGCAGCAGCATGCCGACATTCTGCTCCGCCAGCAGTTGCTCTTCGGACAGGTTCTGCACCAGGTTTGCCGCCACATCCAGGTGACCCGCACGCAGCGCCTGCTCCACTGCCTCGTCGATCAAGCCCTGGGCATTGAACCAGCGGCAGGCCCGCAGGTGCAGGCTGGCTGCCGGCAACACGGCATTGCTCGCGCGCCGGGTGCGCAGCAGGTCGGAAAACAGATGGTGATAACGGTACCAAT from Pseudomonas sp. NC02 encodes:
- a CDS encoding membrane integrity-associated transporter subunit PqiC encodes the protein MALPLKITLLTGLLLLTACRSEPIQFHTLTPVQRSNASLAAGGEIRIESITVPPQVDRPQIVIRQGDSGVAILETQWWAASLVDELRSALVDQLASSRKNLAVRIEVQRFDSIPGQYALLDVKWRLRQTGTDERTPLTCRTVVQSPSGPTIDDLVIAQQNNVKRFAALLSQAADKSSSECPAVR
- a CDS encoding LuxR C-terminal-related transcriptional regulator; translation: MTDLSRIQGPASAVIPTLEGRFYRPPLPDGYVLRPRLCERLSEGLAGRLLLVSAPAGFGKSSLAVEFCQSLPAHWQSLWLGLSPRDNDPGRFLERLLDGLQQYFPQLGAQSLGLLKMRQRHQPFAFEEWLDGLLDELTVHLSTQAPLLLVLDDYHLAQGPVLDRCLQFFLNHLPDGLLVLVTSRQRPDWHLARLRLSRHLLELHEQDLRLTHGESLALLDRHSSSLRGEALDNLIRRSEGWVAGLRFWLLAASEAGSEGTLPQGLHGGEGLIRDYLLEEVIDCLPSEVQAFLYDTASQERFCSELCDAVREAHDSTEILRYLQAHQVFLVPLDEQGHWYRYHHLFSDLLRTRRASNAVLPAASLHLRACRWFNAQGLIDEAVEQALRAGHLDVAANLVQNLSEEQLLAEQNVGMLLRWKMDLPDSLLMSTPRLIVLYSWALGLACQLDAAQELASHLSRFLPAPSATAQKSMLAQWLALSGIIARGRGDRELTQSYCSEALESLPHKRYGQRLMCLSTLSNLAIVDADLWRARGLNRESLELAQRVGNPLFEALAHYDRARVLQARGEILRSLDEVRQGLQRLQGLAPQRLYAVRARLALYEGYLLLMRCQPEAGLARLRAGLTEARACRDISVLIGHCVIASFEGRRGDFSVAFAELAEAERLMHIWDVPPIFYLAMITLVKCELWLAQGRTDLADAWLTRLGQTYNGEQAAAAPEFHPHLPQHIELQQAALDAIRHQPAASLQRLDELARQAHNSGRQMISLMALTQQALLLLDGGQEAQARPVFARALEAAAGGAMQPFQRLLERYPEWTREQLSRDPHGLMNQGLLALLPDVAVVETPHTLETLSTRELAVLHLIAQGCSNQEISNQLFISLHTVKTHASHINSKLGVERRTQAVARAQEMGLLG